The Clostridia bacterium region CATATAATTTTAAAAGCCGGTTAATGGGGAAAGTTATTATATCAGAAGACTTGGTAAAGGGAAATAAAATGGGAAGCATTTATTATCCCGACATAAACGATACTGCAATTATTCTGTTTACTTCCGGGTCTACAGGGGAACCGAAAGGTATAATATTGAGCCATAAGAATATCATTGAAAATATCAACTCAACAATTGACAGGCTTAAACTGACTTCAAATGATTCGTTCCTAAACTGGATGCCCCTTACTCATTCAGCAGGACTTACTCTCTTTCATTTTCCGTCTATACAAGCAGAGATGGATCAGTATATCATGTCAAAGAATCAGTTTGTTATAATGCCGCTGCTCTGGCTTCAAAAGGCACATGAGTATAAAGTAACATTTCTGTTTGGATCCAATTTTGCACTAAAACATTTTCTTGATAACGTTAAGGATGAAGAAATATTAGGTCTTGACTTGTCTTCTATCAGGGGAATAATTAATTCGGCAGAAACTATCTCTGCCAAAACTGCTCTTTTGTTTATGGATAAGTTGTCCTGTTGTTACCTGAAAAAAACTGCAATGACAACTTCATACGGTATGACGGAGACCTGTTCCATATGTTGTTCAGAGCCGGATGAGGAAATAAAGATATTTAGGATAAGACGTGACTCACTTGCTCCGGGACTCAAGATAATTGTAGGTGATTCTGAAAATGAGTATTTGGAATTGGTGAGTGTAGGCCAACCCATGAAACATCATAATGTAAGAATATGTGATGATGCAGGTAGTATTTTAGAAGAAAATGTAGTCGGACATATACAGGTAAAAGGTCCGGGAGTTACTCCAGGGTATTATGGGAAAAAGACCGATTCCGGCATGGCATTTACTAATGATGGATGGCTTATAACAGGAGATATAGGATTTAGGAACGGGGGAAGTGTGGTAATTGCTGGAAGGAGTAAGGATGTAATAATAATTAACGGACAAAATTACTATAGCCATGATATAGAAAGGGTTATACAGGGGATTGAGGGATTAGAAAGTGTTAAAGTTGCTGCATGTGGTGTATTCAATAAAGCAACACAACAAGAAGAGTTGGTTATTTTTATAGAGTACAGGAAAGGTATTGAAGAATTTGTTGATATTGCTCAAAGAGTGAAGAACCATGTCGGAAGCAGGGTGGGTGTTGAAACTAGAGAAATTATACCGGTTGAAGCAATGCCTACGACCGGAAATGGTAAGCTCCAAAGGTTTAGATTGATACAGGACTTGAATGAACATAAATGTGACGAATTGATAAATGAAATTCACAAAATACTGCAAACCATGAGTAAAGACAAGATTTTTACTTATCCGAGGAATATCCTTGAAGAGAAAATACATTCGATATGGTGCGATGTCCTTGGAACGAAAGACATAGGCATAAATGATAGTTTTTTTGATCTTGGTGGGGACTCTATAAAGGCTATAAAAGTCCTTGAAAGGACAAATTCATTGCATATAAACATATCTACCGCTGATATTTACGGATATAAAACTATCTCAAGATTATGTGAACATGTACTTAAGGATAATAAGCTTGGCGACAAATTCTACTGTAATGTAATGAAATTTTCTGGCAGAGACAATGAGTTTCTGAGAAATTATAACAAGAACTTTTCCGAAAAGCCTACGTATATTGACTATTACTCATGTTGGGGCTTTGCTATAGGAGAAAAACTAGAGTATGAATATAGTATTGAAATCGAAACTTCCTTTATAGAAGCGGCAAAAGGGGCTCACATAATATGGAATGGATATGCCCTCAATGGGGAGAAAGAAAGTATTCTAGAGTTGAAAGATATGTGGCTGTGTGAAGAAGGAGTAATACCAGACTTACTTAGAAAACATGGAATTACTACTAGATTTATCTCGTTTGAAAGTTTGGAAAAAGGAATTGATTATTGTGTCCAATGTTTGAAGAATAACAGACTGGTTATAGTTGAAGCAATATTCTATTATATGAATTATTCAGGATTTTACCGTGTAGATGAAAAACAATGGATGAGAAATTATGAAAAAACTATAGAAAAAGCATATCCATTGCTAAAGCCATTTCAGATGGACCATATAGTACTGCTTGTAGACATTACAGATGAAGGATACCTAGTGAGTGATATAGCAATGAGGTTTTTTGGTGAAATCGAAAAAGATAATTTTCATAGTGCTTTTGCTGGTTCAAAAGGTATGGAATGCTTTAGAAAAGAGCCTGTATGGGATTTGCTAAACTCATACAGAATCATAGAGGTGGATGTAGTTAGCAAAATAGATGTTAAGGAATTGGCAAGAGATATTTTTTTGAGTACTGTCGATTTATATACATCGGATGAAAGCGTCGTACTGACAGAAGGTGTACATGTTCCATATAAAGTTAATATGGGTTTGATAGGATTAAAGGAATTGATAAACGTAATAGAGACATTCGGATATAGCAAGGAATACTATAAAAAACTAAGAGAGTTGCTTATATATTATTTAAGAGAATGGGATAAAAAATATATGACCTTGAAGTTGTTCTTTAGGGATTTTAGAAAGTACTTTAACTTGCCAGAAGAGGTTTTGGTGGAAGTGGAATTTGCAAGGGAAAGGTTTTCTGACCTCCAATATAAACTTGAAAATAATATTATTCCAAATGAAAAATACACATATAAGAATATAGGAATTGACTTGTCTGGGGTATATATCCGGCAGAAAACGCTATTTTCAGAATTAAGAAAAATAGCTCGGGAATTAAGTCCGGTGAATTCATCTATAGTCCTTTAAGGATAACCTACAAATCAAAGACTTGTTATAAAAATTTTCGAATAATGAGGTGTATTTTGTGAAAAGTGATACTAGAACTAGCAAATATTCAATTTACTACAATAGTCGTCAAACACAATATAAAACTCCGTTTGGTCCGTTAGCTGCAAAAAAAGATGATCTTAAATTGAGAATATCAGCCAAAGAAGGTGAAATAAAGACTGTAAAAGTAGAAATTGTAAATGGCACAGGTACTGCATTTTACTTTGATATGAAAAAGTCGTTTTCAGTGGATGGAAAGGATTTTTTTGAGGTAACCATAAGCAGGGACGTATTTACTCAACCCGGTATATGGAAATATAAGTTTCTGTTAGTAAGTGGAAACATAATATTTGAGTATGGAAAATATGATTTGTTTTATGGGGATGGAGTAGTAGCGGAAAAAGGTGCAAAACCTTTTGAATTAAGTGTTTATGACGCTAATCTAAAGACTCCTGAATGGATAAAGAATGCTGTCATTTATCAAATACTTGTTGATAGGTTTTTTGATGGATGTAAGGTTAATAATGTGCCGAAAGCTCTTGACAATATTTGGGATGAGCTGGACAAAAAGCCATTCCATGAAGCAATCAAAGAGGAGCTACAAAATAAAGGTCTGGATGGTGAGTGGAACGATTCTGTATTTAATAGTCAAAACATTTTTTTTGGGGGCGACATACAGGGAATAAAGGAGAAATTAGATTATCTATTGGAACTTGGGATAAATGTTTTATACTTAAACCCCATTGCGTGGTCACGGAGCAATCATAAATACAACGCTTCAGATTTGAAATACCTGGATCCTTGCTATGGAATGCCAGTATTCAACGAAGAAGGATGTCCTTCTTCAGGAATTAATTATTCAAAAACCAGAGAGGCTTCAGATAATATATTTGCAGAATTTGCACAGGAGGCAGAGAAAAGGGGAATTAAAATAATTCTTGACGGTGTATTTAACCATGTAGGGGATGACTCAGTATATTTTGATGCTTATGAAAAATACCCAGAAATTGGTGCGTATAAATTTTGGTCAAGA contains the following coding sequences:
- a CDS encoding AMP-binding protein; its protein translation is MNMQTSLTSLIISKKLAEKSITFIKNDRSENRISYSLMYNRAVNCLHYLQSAGLKPGSKAVLHIEDEERYICTLWACILGGIVSVPFTVGNTHEHILRISKVWDALDDGYFITDNNSYNNLISLSGESAYNFKSRLMGKVIISEDLVKGNKMGSIYYPDINDTAIILFTSGSTGEPKGIILSHKNIIENINSTIDRLKLTSNDSFLNWMPLTHSAGLTLFHFPSIQAEMDQYIMSKNQFVIMPLLWLQKAHEYKVTFLFGSNFALKHFLDNVKDEEILGLDLSSIRGIINSAETISAKTALLFMDKLSCCYLKKTAMTTSYGMTETCSICCSEPDEEIKIFRIRRDSLAPGLKIIVGDSENEYLELVSVGQPMKHHNVRICDDAGSILEENVVGHIQVKGPGVTPGYYGKKTDSGMAFTNDGWLITGDIGFRNGGSVVIAGRSKDVIIINGQNYYSHDIERVIQGIEGLESVKVAACGVFNKATQQEELVIFIEYRKGIEEFVDIAQRVKNHVGSRVGVETREIIPVEAMPTTGNGKLQRFRLIQDLNEHKCDELINEIHKILQTMSKDKIFTYPRNILEEKIHSIWCDVLGTKDIGINDSFFDLGGDSIKAIKVLERTNSLHINISTADIYGYKTISRLCEHVLKDNKLGDKFYCNVMKFSGRDNEFLRNYNKNFSEKPTYIDYYSCWGFAIGEKLEYEYSIEIETSFIEAAKGAHIIWNGYALNGEKESILELKDMWLCEEGVIPDLLRKHGITTRFISFESLEKGIDYCVQCLKNNRLVIVEAIFYYMNYSGFYRVDEKQWMRNYEKTIEKAYPLLKPFQMDHIVLLVDITDEGYLVSDIAMRFFGEIEKDNFHSAFAGSKGMECFRKEPVWDLLNSYRIIEVDVVSKIDVKELARDIFLSTVDLYTSDESVVLTEGVHVPYKVNMGLIGLKELINVIETFGYSKEYYKKLRELLIYYLREWDKKYMTLKLFFRDFRKYFNLPEEVLVEVEFARERFSDLQYKLENNIIPNEKYTYKNIGIDLSGVYIRQKTLFSELRKIARELSPVNSSIVL